The region AAGGCACCACCTATGGTGTTAAATATGGTGTGGCATTCTTTATCTAATTGTTTACCTACAAAAACTGCTCTATATATGAAACGGGTGCTTGTATCGGTGTTGTGCCCGGTTTGTAATGGCGATGAGGAGATGGTATTTCATGCTTTAGTGGGTTGTCCTTTTGTAGGTCAATGTTGGAGGAAGAGAAGTAGAGTGTATCAAATTTCAGGAGACACCAGCTTTGACAGATGGCTGCAGAGAATGTTTAGTCAAACAGATAGAGAAGAGAACGGGGAGATTGTTACCTTATGCTGGAGTATTTGGCAGGCCAGAAATAACATGCTCTGGAACCAGAAAAAGGGTGAAGTGAATTTTGTAGTCGGTTCGATAAAGCAGTATCTTGCAGAATGGAAGAACGCTCAAGTAATGTCAACAAAGGCTCTATACTGGGATGTGGAACATGGTGATGGAGCAATTTCTTGGGTGAAACCTAAAAAGGATGTAGTCAAGATAACAGTCAACGCTGCGATTTTCGCTGAGAGCTCTAAGTATGGCATTGGATTATTAGCTCGTAATGACAACGGAGAAATAATACAGGGGCGTGCAAAGTTGTATCAAGGAGCAGTTCGTCCAGAATTTGCAGAGGTCCATTGCGGTTAAGGAAGCGTTGAGCTGGGTGAAGGGAGGGGAATGAAGAGAAGTAGTGGTTGAGACAGATTGCCTGGCAGTGGTACAAGCTATTAGGAGTAATGTCAATATGAGTTCTTCTTTTGGCCAAAGTATTATGAACTGTCGATTGATGATTTTAGCTCTAAACATTGATTTGTGTTTTTATTAGACAATCTGCTAATATGCGGCTCACTATATAGCTAGACAGTCATGTTCTTTTCCCTGTCGAGTATTCGATAGGAGGGTTCCTAGTGAATTGGAGTCTATTTTGTTGGCTGGTTTATTTGAGTAATGTAATTCCTTCTCGTAAAAAAAAACTAAGTCCGCTCTAACCTAACTCAACAACAACTATGTATATACCCGAAGTTTTATTAAGTTTTTCCTATAATATATCATCTATTTAAAAGATTCGTTGAATCTCATATAGCGATTGAATGAACGGGGCCTATATTACAGATAAACATAACctcattaaattttaatattacaGATGTTTTAAAAAAATCAAGGTTTCAAAACTCGATTGATTTGAAAAAATGAGTATTCGGAAATTAAAAATCATAAATAAACGTACTTATATATAAGCTTGTACTCAATTAAGTACTCAAATGTTAAAAACATAAATTAACCAAGTACTCAAATTTTAGAGATTTTGCCAAATATAACTTATTTCCGagttttataaattttgaaaaaaataagcAAGTACGCGACAccgaaaaaataaataaataaaataacaaaaattaCAAACGAATCCAAATATATAAACAAACAATAGAATACAGAGTACCACCCTCTAAAACGAGTCAATTAGCCATCTTCTTCAACAACTCCCTCTCTCTGTCGCacaaaaaaacaaacaaacaatCAAACAGCTTACAAACAACGACTTTCTCAACTCCCCTCCTTCAAACCCAAATGTTCTAACCTAACCAAACCAATCAAATCAAAAATGGGGTGTGGCAACATCTTCTTCACTCTAATCACAACCTTCTCAGTAGCACTAATCACCTACAACGTAATCATATCAGCCAATGCTCCACTCAAACAAGACTTCCCAGGCCCATCAAACCTCAAATCAAGAACTGGGCTTGTGTTTCCCCAAGACCCAGTTATTAAAATGCCAGTGGACAAACAATTAGACCCAGAAATCAAGAAAAAGAGACTGTTTCATACAGCTGTTACTGCTTCTGATGGTGTTTATAATACTTGGCAAACAAGAATTATGTATTATTGGTTTAAGAAGTTTAAGGATGAACATGGGTCTGATATGGGTGGGTTTACGAGGATTTTGCATTCTGGGAAAGCTGATGGTTTGATGGATGAGATCCCTACTTTTGTTGCTCAGCCACTTAAAGATGGCATGGATCaggtatttttgtaattttaaatgTGTTTTTTAATTTGGGTATTTGTTTCTTTAGCTGAATTTTGGTTTTGTATAGGATATTTTTTTAAGGGTTTAAGTTAAAATGCGAAAAAGATGTGAACTTGGAAAGAGGGGTTGATTTAGTTCATTAGAAGAAAATGTGTTTGGCCTTATGTAAAGCAACAGTTTCGATAAAGTCCAGGGAACATCCTTCATAAGTGATATTTGATCGTATTGTGTTTTACAATTGAATTGCTTGTTGATTTAGGACAGAACTTTGGGAATACTGACTAGTGTTAACTTTTCTTGTTTATCACTATATAATTCCTGATGTATATACTAGGGGTGTAAATGAGCGGAGCCGAATTTCCAGACTTTAAGGTTTGATTGAAAAGTTCGGGCTCAAACTCGACCAGACCATAAATTTTGAGCTCGAATCTTGGCTTCACATAAGTTCAATAAGCTTTATTTCGGCTCAAAAACTCGACTGGACCATAAATTTTGAGCTTGAATTTTACAATGGACAATTTAGAGCCTTGTTTGCATGATTACATAATATATATGCGATAACAGTTTCGTTGATGTTTAAGTTCCTGAGTATTATCTTTATATGGGTTATATTATCTCAATCCTTTTTATAATTGTGAAATTAGCTACTTTTGCCCCGAAGACATGTTACAACTGTATTCCAGGGTTGACTTGTGTTCAAAGAAGTTGTGGATAGTTGTTCTTAGGATTTAGAGTGAAAATGTTTAGTGCGAAAAATGAAAGGTCCAGTTAACTCTGATCTCTATTTATTATTATTGAAATGATAATGAGTTCATCTATGTAGATGTACTAAGTTCATGAACTTATGTACTCTAAATTTGTGCCCTTAGTCTTTATGTTGGTATACCAACATTCTCATATTGATATTTTGAGTTGTCCTTTGTCGTCACTAATATCTCAACAAAACTTATAATGCAATTATGCAAAACTATTATAATGGAAAGGATTTTGCCTGGTAGATTTTACCAAATTTTGTGTGAACTGTTTTTAAATCTAATATGAATTTATATCTTCATTACAGGGTTATATTGTTCTCAATAGACCTTGGGCTTTTGTACAATGGCTACAACAGGCAAATATTGAGGAAGAGTAAGCAACCACCTAGAGAAACAGTTTCGCCTCTAGCGATTTTTGCTTGGCCTTCTCTTCTCTTTGATAAATTTGTATCATTAAAACCACTATTCAATTTCATGCAGCTACATCTTGATGTCAGAGCCAGATCACATTATAGTAAAGCCCATACCAAATTTATCTAAAGATGGCCTAGGAGCTGCTTTCCCTTTCTTTTATATTGAACCAACAAAGCAAGAGACCATTCTCCGAAAGTTCTTCCCTGAAGAAAAGGGACCAATTACCAACATTGATCCCATAGGAAATTCTCCTGTTATTGTTGGGAAGGTACATATAAACTGTAATATCATCACACGGCCTCCTTTTTTACTTTATTATACATGTAcgtttgtttatttattttttttgtcgTGAATCGTGTAGGAAGCTCTTAAAAAAATTGCTCCAACTTGGATGAATGTTTCCTTGGCAATGAAGAACGATCCTGATGCAGACAAAGCTTTTGGCTGGGTTCTTGAGATGTAATTGTACATAAACTTTGGGAACCCATAATATTCTTCTATTTTACATTCTTTATCTTACACAGTATTATGCAGGTATGCATATGCTGTGTCATCAGCTCTGCATGGCGTGGGTAACATCTTATACAAGGACTTTATGCTTCAGGTTGTTCATGTTTTCATTTTTAATGTTATTTGTGGATAATTAAATATCATTTGTTGTTCTAGGGTCCCATTGTAAATTAGCTAAAAATGAGAGATCTCCATAGGGTTGTTGCAACATGAACATCGGGTTTTTTTTTAATTAAGGGACTAATTACAAAGATGCTTACATGGGTAAATCACCTTGTTTCTTTCGTATGTTTGCATGTGTTGTTTGAAAGGAATAATGAGTATTTTACCTCTTCTGCTCTTCATAATGAGATGATAAGTTGTCCTAGCATATTTAAGCTCATTTTAAAGAGTGCTAAAAACTAGTTTGTTATTACTCTTCACTGAATAGTAATAAAATTTCTCGAAATTAAAAGTATTACATATCTTATATTTCTCCTAATCTGTCTTTTATATGTACTATCTTTTCACAATTTTCACATATCTGAAGTGTACAACTTCACAAGTAAACGTAACTGCAAAACCGAGTATGTATAATTTCAAACATTCCTGGTGCTGGGTGTTCTTCTAGTTTAATCAGCATAAGAGATGTTGTGTATGCGTGCTGCTCGTCACATTGTTACCTTTT is a window of Apium graveolens cultivar Ventura chromosome 11, ASM990537v1, whole genome shotgun sequence DNA encoding:
- the LOC141697481 gene encoding hydroxyproline O-arabinosyltransferase 1, producing MGCGNIFFTLITTFSVALITYNVIISANAPLKQDFPGPSNLKSRTGLVFPQDPVIKMPVDKQLDPEIKKKRLFHTAVTASDGVYNTWQTRIMYYWFKKFKDEHGSDMGGFTRILHSGKADGLMDEIPTFVAQPLKDGMDQGYIVLNRPWAFVQWLQQANIEEDYILMSEPDHIIVKPIPNLSKDGLGAAFPFFYIEPTKQETILRKFFPEEKGPITNIDPIGNSPVIVGKEALKKIAPTWMNVSLAMKNDPDADKAFGWVLEMYAYAVSSALHGVGNILYKDFMLQPPWDTEIGNKYIIHYTYGCDYDMKGKLTYGKIGEWRFDKRSYTATWPPRNLPMPPPGVPESVVTLVKMVNEATANIPNWGES